In one Pseudomonas sp. R84 genomic region, the following are encoded:
- a CDS encoding sensor domain-containing diguanylate cyclase, which yields MLKASLRSHLTLWFAGLSLLTLLSVGFYVGHIATEQMKQASGNALLNTARSAASLLGEQLRERQLEVYLLSRAPHLERGDLDNPAILKSMQLRTQARTEYAWMGVTDAEGKVHQAVNDLLVGLSVQQRPWFQAGLRSEYTGDPHEAVLLAKMLPALPNGEPLRFIDFAAPIHNADGQVIGVLGAHAHWSWVTRIVESAAFAHKNSMPDIEALIIDHDGKILYPEALMGQQLAATDSKLQDWTAGNGFLTSMVTVPTPSSTALSWSIAVRQPLETALQPARLLMYKLLILGVVAAVLFGLVAYYLALYLSRPIEQLARSARKVQNKEPGAQFPLQHPVREIAQLGQSIDAMTQSLLGKERELQEANASLEATVAQRTAALTQANAELLSLATHDGLTGVYNRRRFDEKLTEYTLLFRRTGRPFSLLLIDADHFKRINDTHGHAVGDEVLQQLAQLIQSSLRTTDFVARYGGEEFAVLLPEIAQPDTPEVVAEKIRAAIAKADFPAVGNVTVSIGVGLADPADNSHNALIKRADQQLYQAKAAGRNQVA from the coding sequence ATGCTCAAAGCCAGTCTGCGTAGCCACCTCACCCTTTGGTTTGCCGGTTTGTCCCTGCTGACGCTGCTCAGCGTGGGCTTCTACGTTGGCCACATCGCCACCGAACAGATGAAGCAGGCCAGCGGCAATGCCTTGCTCAACACCGCGCGTTCGGCCGCGTCGTTGTTGGGTGAACAACTACGCGAACGCCAGTTGGAGGTGTATCTGCTCAGCCGTGCGCCGCATCTGGAGCGTGGCGATCTGGACAACCCGGCCATTCTCAAATCGATGCAACTGCGCACCCAAGCGCGCACCGAGTATGCGTGGATGGGCGTCACCGATGCCGAGGGCAAGGTGCATCAAGCGGTGAACGACTTGCTGGTCGGCCTGTCGGTGCAACAACGGCCGTGGTTCCAGGCCGGGTTACGCAGTGAGTACACCGGCGACCCTCATGAAGCGGTGCTGCTGGCGAAAATGCTCCCGGCGCTGCCGAACGGTGAGCCGCTGCGTTTCATCGATTTCGCCGCGCCGATCCACAACGCCGACGGTCAGGTGATTGGTGTACTGGGCGCCCACGCACATTGGAGTTGGGTGACGCGCATTGTTGAGTCAGCGGCGTTTGCGCATAAAAACTCAATGCCGGATATTGAAGCGTTGATCATCGATCACGATGGCAAGATTCTCTATCCCGAAGCACTGATGGGCCAGCAACTGGCGGCGACGGATTCGAAATTGCAGGACTGGACGGCGGGTAACGGCTTCCTCACCAGCATGGTCACCGTACCGACGCCATCGAGTACGGCGCTGTCGTGGTCGATTGCCGTGCGCCAGCCATTGGAAACCGCGCTGCAACCGGCGCGCCTGCTGATGTACAAATTGCTGATCCTCGGTGTGGTCGCAGCGGTGCTGTTCGGGCTGGTGGCCTATTACCTGGCGCTGTACCTCAGCCGCCCGATCGAACAGCTCGCCCGTTCGGCCCGCAAGGTCCAGAACAAAGAGCCCGGCGCGCAATTCCCGCTGCAACACCCGGTGCGGGAAATTGCCCAACTCGGCCAGTCCATCGATGCGATGACGCAATCACTGCTCGGCAAGGAGCGTGAACTGCAAGAGGCCAATGCCTCGCTGGAAGCCACGGTGGCGCAACGCACCGCAGCGCTGACGCAGGCCAACGCCGAACTGTTGAGTCTGGCGACTCACGATGGCCTTACCGGCGTGTACAACCGGCGCCGTTTCGACGAGAAACTCACCGAATACACACTGCTGTTCCGCCGCACCGGACGCCCGTTTTCCCTGCTGCTGATCGATGCCGATCACTTCAAGCGAATCAATGACACGCACGGTCACGCGGTGGGCGATGAGGTGCTGCAACAGTTGGCGCAGTTGATTCAGAGCAGCCTGCGCACCACCGATTTCGTCGCCCGTTACGGCGGCGAAGAGTTCGCTGTGCTGTTGCCGGAAATCGCCCAACCCGACACCCCGGAAGTGGTCGCCGAGAAGATTCGCGCGGCGATAGCCAAGGCCGATTTCCCTGCGGTCGGAAATGTGACGGTGAGCATCGGCGTCGGCCTGGCGGATCCGGCCGACAACAGCCACAACGCACTGATCAAGCGCGCCGATCAACAGCTGTATCAGGCCAAGGCAGCGGGTCGCAATCAGGTGGCGTGA
- a CDS encoding YceI family protein — protein MSIRLLLAAACSLCVVSATQAVEYSRVNTNASQISFTYNQMGSPMYGTFGKFESTLDFDTDNLANAHATLHIDLNSIDAGSEDANTELVKPAWFDTEKFPVAVFESRRFTQVAERRYLIDGQLTLKGITREVQVPVELKPGSDIGIFDGELILKRDEFGLGAGEWADTVVSKDIAIKFKVVAPQQ, from the coding sequence ATGTCGATCCGATTGCTGCTGGCTGCCGCGTGTTCGCTGTGCGTCGTCTCTGCCACACAGGCCGTTGAATACTCGCGGGTCAATACCAACGCCAGTCAGATCAGCTTTACCTACAACCAGATGGGCTCGCCGATGTACGGCACCTTCGGCAAGTTCGAATCGACGCTGGACTTCGACACCGACAACCTCGCCAACGCCCATGCCACGTTGCATATCGACCTCAACAGCATCGATGCCGGCAGCGAAGACGCCAACACCGAACTGGTGAAACCGGCGTGGTTCGACACCGAAAAATTCCCCGTGGCGGTGTTCGAATCCCGGCGTTTCACCCAAGTGGCCGAGCGCCGCTACCTGATCGACGGACAGCTTACCCTCAAGGGCATTACCCGCGAAGTGCAAGTACCGGTGGAATTGAAACCGGGCAGCGACATCGGCATTTTCGACGGTGAGCTGATACTCAAGCGCGACGAGTTCGGCCTCGGCGCGGGGGAGTGGGCGGACACCGTGGTGTCCAAGGACATCGCCATCAAATTCAAAGTGGTGGCGCCGCAGCAGTGA
- a CDS encoding chorismate mutase: protein MPHFANLLTASLLALLATSAHAAAAAPAETLKPLLETLNERLNIGDLVALTKWDSGKPIQDSPREAQVIANARALAAEHKLDPEEVAQLIAAQMEANKLVQYGLLSQWQAAGAAPDTPRPDLGKQIRPRLDELQTRLLQQYADFAPYRHDANCSVWLAKARSGLSHDALHELALTRATGELCVRAAKSL from the coding sequence ATGCCGCACTTTGCCAATCTGTTGACCGCCAGCCTACTCGCCCTGCTCGCCACCAGCGCTCACGCTGCCGCTGCCGCGCCCGCGGAAACTTTGAAGCCGTTGCTGGAAACACTCAACGAGCGCCTGAACATCGGCGACCTCGTCGCGCTGACCAAATGGGACAGCGGCAAGCCGATTCAGGACAGCCCGCGTGAGGCGCAGGTCATCGCCAATGCCCGCGCGCTGGCCGCCGAGCACAAGCTCGACCCGGAAGAGGTGGCGCAACTGATTGCCGCGCAAATGGAGGCGAACAAACTGGTGCAGTACGGTTTGCTTTCGCAATGGCAGGCGGCGGGTGCCGCGCCGGACACTCCGCGCCCCGACCTGGGCAAGCAGATTCGCCCGCGTCTGGATGAGCTGCAAACCCGGCTGTTGCAGCAATACGCCGATTTCGCACCGTATCGCCATGATGCGAATTGCTCGGTGTGGCTGGCCAAGGCGCGCAGCGGGCTGAGCCACGACGCGCTGCATGAACTGGCTCTGACGCGAGCTACCGGTGAACTGTGTGTTCGGGCGGCGAAGTCGCTCTGA
- a CDS encoding TetR/AcrR family transcriptional regulator, with amino-acid sequence MDTADLLERSYPGRRAELKRDIFRKALSLFNEQGIEATTIEMIRAECDTSVGAIYHHFGNKEGLVAALFFTALEDQARLRDAYLDAAQTTEEGVQALVFSYVDWVERQPEWARFQYHARFAVTKGPFKDELAERNKTRNLRLRDWLAESGRAAELKALPAELLPSLIIGQADSYCRAWLAGRVKGSPADYRELLAQAAWRSIRVDALPDC; translated from the coding sequence ATGGACACCGCAGATCTACTTGAACGCAGCTACCCCGGCCGCCGTGCCGAACTCAAGCGCGATATCTTTCGCAAGGCGCTGAGCCTGTTCAACGAGCAGGGGATCGAAGCCACCACCATCGAGATGATTCGCGCCGAGTGCGACACGAGTGTCGGGGCGATCTATCACCATTTTGGCAACAAGGAGGGCTTGGTCGCCGCGTTGTTTTTCACCGCGCTGGAGGATCAGGCGCGCCTGCGCGATGCGTATCTGGATGCAGCGCAAACCACCGAGGAAGGTGTGCAGGCGCTGGTGTTCAGTTACGTCGATTGGGTCGAGCGTCAACCCGAATGGGCGCGTTTCCAGTACCACGCGCGGTTTGCCGTGACCAAAGGGCCATTCAAGGACGAACTGGCCGAGCGCAACAAAACGCGCAATCTGCGTCTGCGCGACTGGCTGGCCGAATCGGGGCGCGCTGCCGAACTCAAGGCCTTGCCCGCCGAACTGTTGCCGTCGTTGATCATCGGTCAGGCCGACAGTTACTGCCGCGCCTGGTTAGCGGGGCGGGTGAAGGGCAGCCCGGCGGATTATCGCGAGTTGCTGGCACAAGCGGCCTGGCGCTCGATTCGCGTCGATGCGCTGCCGGACTGCTGA
- a CDS encoding GNAT family N-acetyltransferase: protein MPRITHYKSPCPESVNSQILQLVVDYLTDISAVGLGPSNLLYNVYQYAVGYEVHLYLEALNGEKGTDVELLVATDEDDPEQVIGFLLYLPVQGDWEACSVAYMAVREGHRRQGVARALIGEMVGRYPHAELACTVGKVPYFEALGFEVIGQRETQVLMSTRHYRSNGLRGFIDTTPIYRSLEVQQIHTYLLQKNGKRAMLDAEKQRDRHLDQTTRHVEEFVRQRLTVH from the coding sequence ATGCCACGCATCACCCACTACAAATCCCCATGCCCCGAAAGCGTCAACAGTCAGATTCTGCAACTGGTCGTCGACTACCTGACCGATATCAGCGCGGTTGGCCTCGGCCCGAGCAACCTGCTGTACAACGTCTATCAGTACGCAGTCGGCTATGAGGTGCATCTGTATCTGGAAGCGTTGAATGGCGAGAAGGGCACCGACGTCGAGTTGCTGGTTGCCACCGACGAGGATGATCCGGAGCAAGTCATTGGTTTTCTGTTGTACCTGCCAGTGCAGGGCGATTGGGAGGCGTGCAGCGTCGCCTATATGGCGGTGCGCGAAGGGCATCGGCGTCAGGGTGTGGCGCGGGCGCTGATCGGCGAAATGGTCGGGCGTTATCCCCACGCGGAACTGGCCTGCACGGTCGGCAAAGTCCCGTACTTCGAAGCGCTGGGTTTTGAGGTCATTGGCCAGCGTGAAACGCAGGTATTGATGAGCACCCGGCATTATCGCAGCAACGGTCTGCGCGGATTTATCGACACCACACCGATTTACCGGTCGCTGGAAGTGCAGCAGATCCACACCTATCTGCTGCAGAAAAACGGCAAGCGCGCGATGCTCGACGCCGAGAAACAGCGTGACCGACACCTCGATCAGACTACTCGTCATGTCGAGGAGTTTGTCCGCCAGCGCCTGACCGTGCACTGA
- a CDS encoding DMT family transporter, translating into MERTSNLTTPALEKTSGWINGFIGVVIFSGSLPATRLAVLEFDPVFLTVVRAAIAGVLAAALLWLFRERRPARDQWLSLLIVALGVVLGFPLLTALALQHVTSAHSIVFVGLLPLATAIFAVLRGGERPRPVFWMFSILGSALVVGFALAQGLTASPTGDLLMLAAILACGLGYAEGAKLSRSLGGWQVICWALVLSLPVMAVLSLWLAPASFSTISLSAWVCLGYVSLFSMLIGFVFWYRGLAQGGIAAVGQLQLLQPFFGLALAATLLHEHVSLGMLAVTLGVILCVAGAKKFAK; encoded by the coding sequence ATGGAAAGGACTTCGAATCTGACGACCCCGGCACTGGAAAAAACCAGTGGCTGGATCAACGGTTTTATCGGCGTAGTGATCTTCAGCGGTTCGCTGCCGGCCACGCGTCTGGCGGTGCTGGAGTTCGATCCGGTGTTTCTCACGGTGGTTCGAGCGGCCATCGCCGGGGTCTTGGCGGCGGCGCTGTTGTGGCTGTTTCGCGAACGGCGTCCGGCGCGCGATCAGTGGCTGTCGCTGTTGATTGTCGCGCTGGGCGTAGTGCTCGGCTTTCCCCTGCTGACCGCACTGGCGCTGCAACACGTGACGTCAGCACATTCGATTGTGTTTGTTGGTTTACTGCCGCTGGCCACGGCGATTTTTGCCGTGCTGCGCGGCGGTGAGCGGCCGCGACCGGTGTTCTGGATGTTCTCGATTCTTGGCAGCGCGCTGGTGGTCGGCTTCGCCCTCGCGCAAGGTCTGACTGCCTCGCCCACCGGCGATCTACTGATGCTGGCGGCGATTCTGGCCTGCGGCCTCGGCTATGCCGAAGGCGCGAAACTGTCGCGCAGCCTCGGCGGCTGGCAGGTGATTTGCTGGGCACTGGTGCTGTCGCTACCGGTGATGGCGGTTTTGAGTCTGTGGCTGGCACCCGCCTCGTTCAGCACGATCAGCCTGTCGGCGTGGGTGTGTCTGGGCTATGTGTCGTTGTTCAGCATGCTGATCGGCTTTGTGTTCTGGTATCGCGGCCTGGCTCAGGGCGGGATTGCCGCGGTCGGTCAGTTGCAATTACTGCAACCGTTTTTCGGCTTGGCGCTAGCGGCGACGCTGCTGCATGAACACGTCAGCCTCGGCATGCTCGCGGTGACGTTGGGCGTAATCCTCTGTGTGGCCGGGGCGAAGAAATTCGCCAAATGA
- a CDS encoding MATE family efflux transporter, with amino-acid sequence MQAVAQRPLWHTYLLFLAPMVLSNFLQSMSGTVNSIYIGQMLGTQALAAVSGMFPIVFFFIALVIGLGAGAGVLIGQAWGAREPHMVKAIAGATLLLGVLIGLVAAVLGSVFARQALAGLGTPADVLDDAVAYAHVMMWILPSLLVFVLFTQLLRGVSDTLSPLLALMVSTCVGLALTPALIRGWFGLPQLGIQSAAYAGLAGNLAAMAWLAWRLIRKGHPLAPDREFFAALRLDGAILGKVLRIGLPTGVQMIVLSLSELVILALVNQHGSQATAAYGAVTQIVNYVQFPALSIAITASILGAQAIGAGRLERMGPILRTGLLINVCLTGGLIVLGYLLSHWLLGLFLTEDSTRAMAEHLLHIMLWSLLVFGFQAIIGGIMRASGTVLVPVVIAIICVVGVQLPAAYWLDGKYGLQGVWMAFPVAYLGMLVLQTLYYKLVWQHQKIERLV; translated from the coding sequence ATGCAAGCCGTCGCCCAACGCCCCCTCTGGCACACCTACCTGCTGTTCCTCGCGCCGATGGTACTGTCGAACTTTCTGCAATCGATGTCGGGCACGGTCAACAGCATCTACATCGGCCAGATGCTCGGCACCCAGGCGTTGGCGGCGGTGTCGGGGATGTTTCCCATCGTGTTCTTCTTTATCGCACTGGTGATCGGCCTCGGCGCGGGCGCCGGTGTGTTGATCGGTCAGGCGTGGGGCGCGCGTGAACCGCACATGGTCAAGGCGATTGCCGGGGCGACGCTGTTGCTGGGCGTGTTGATCGGCCTGGTAGCCGCAGTATTGGGCAGCGTGTTTGCGCGACAGGCATTGGCGGGGTTGGGGACGCCGGCGGATGTGCTCGACGATGCAGTGGCGTATGCCCATGTGATGATGTGGATCTTGCCGTCGCTGCTGGTGTTTGTGTTGTTCACGCAACTGTTGCGCGGGGTCAGCGATACGCTGTCGCCGTTGCTGGCGCTGATGGTCTCGACCTGTGTCGGGCTGGCCCTGACCCCGGCGCTGATTCGCGGCTGGTTCGGCCTGCCGCAACTGGGCATTCAGAGTGCGGCGTACGCGGGGTTGGCCGGCAACCTGGCGGCAATGGCATGGCTGGCGTGGCGCTTGATTCGCAAGGGTCATCCGCTGGCGCCGGACCGCGAGTTCTTCGCTGCGCTGCGCCTCGACGGAGCGATTCTCGGCAAGGTGTTGCGGATCGGTCTGCCGACCGGCGTGCAGATGATTGTGCTGTCGCTGTCGGAGCTGGTGATTCTGGCGCTGGTCAACCAGCACGGATCGCAAGCGACGGCGGCCTATGGCGCGGTGACGCAGATCGTCAACTATGTGCAGTTCCCGGCTCTGTCGATTGCAATCACCGCGTCGATCCTCGGTGCGCAGGCCATCGGCGCCGGGCGACTGGAGCGCATGGGGCCGATTCTGCGCACCGGGCTGCTGATCAACGTGTGCCTGACCGGCGGTTTGATTGTGCTCGGCTACCTGTTGTCGCACTGGTTGCTGGGGCTGTTCCTGACCGAGGACTCGACCCGGGCGATGGCTGAGCATCTGCTGCACATCATGTTGTGGAGTCTGTTGGTGTTCGGCTTCCAGGCAATCATCGGCGGGATCATGCGCGCCAGCGGCACGGTGTTGGTGCCGGTGGTGATTGCGATCATTTGCGTGGTCGGCGTGCAACTGCCAGCGGCTTACTGGCTGGATGGAAAGTACGGTTTACAAGGTGTATGGATGGCGTTTCCGGTGGCGTATCTGGGCATGCTGGTGCTGCAGACCTTGTATTACAAACTGGTCTGGCAGCATCAGAAGATCGAGCGTCTGGTCTAG
- a CDS encoding AraC family transcriptional regulator, with translation MDRLSTLLSHFGVTAGTFHSGTFCGVAVHENEPVGHVHLLQAGELLLKPGSEREVRLSEPSLIFFPRPFAHRMFADEAMDTQVVCATLTFDGGSGNALAAALPDYLVLKLTDIPELGNTVEWLFKEAFEGHCGRVAVMDRLFELLVILLLRHLISSREQQPGMIAGLADPRLSRALNSMHEEPQKPWSVADLASVANMSRAGFAEQFRRVVGQTPADYLLSWRVSLAQKRLREGKPIALIAEEVGYESPSALARAFRRKTGLSPREWKAGA, from the coding sequence ATGGATCGCCTTTCAACATTGCTCAGCCATTTCGGTGTGACTGCCGGCACTTTTCACAGCGGCACGTTCTGCGGCGTCGCGGTTCATGAAAATGAACCGGTCGGCCATGTGCATTTGTTGCAGGCCGGCGAGTTACTGCTCAAGCCGGGTAGCGAGCGCGAGGTCCGCCTCAGTGAACCGTCACTGATCTTCTTCCCCAGACCCTTCGCCCATCGCATGTTTGCTGACGAAGCCATGGACACTCAGGTGGTTTGCGCAACGCTGACGTTCGATGGCGGCTCCGGCAATGCACTGGCGGCGGCACTGCCGGATTATCTGGTGCTGAAGCTGACGGACATTCCGGAGCTGGGCAACACCGTGGAATGGCTGTTCAAGGAAGCGTTCGAAGGGCATTGCGGGCGCGTGGCGGTGATGGATCGACTGTTCGAACTGCTGGTGATCCTGCTGTTGCGGCATTTGATCAGCAGTCGCGAGCAACAACCGGGGATGATCGCCGGGCTGGCTGATCCGCGTCTGTCGCGTGCCTTGAACTCGATGCACGAGGAACCGCAAAAGCCATGGAGCGTGGCGGATCTGGCCTCGGTCGCCAACATGTCCCGCGCCGGATTTGCCGAGCAGTTTCGCCGGGTCGTCGGGCAGACTCCGGCCGATTATCTGCTGAGCTGGCGGGTCAGCCTGGCGCAGAAGCGCCTGCGTGAAGGCAAGCCGATTGCGCTGATTGCCGAGGAGGTCGGTTACGAAAGTCCTTCGGCGCTGGCCCGGGCGTTTCGGCGCAAGACCGGGCTCAGCCCTCGCGAGTGGAAGGCCGGCGCCTGA
- a CDS encoding DUF3592 domain-containing protein: protein MYYPREAAKDHLYNRIVMLTVACCVVLLLAAMAHKSGMLYGALSFNGVETRGSVTALERIPMNANGKVIHYQYTDAQGQTHEGQHADERYVEHTQYEVDGPITLLVSPWMPDKSCIASQLQGYRTSFYIMTGGVLLALLFLLISGRTFWQIQAMKEQDRFY from the coding sequence ATGTATTACCCACGCGAAGCTGCCAAGGATCACCTCTACAACCGTATCGTCATGCTCACCGTTGCTTGCTGCGTGGTGCTGCTGCTCGCTGCAATGGCTCACAAGTCCGGCATGCTATATGGGGCGCTGAGTTTCAATGGTGTGGAAACCCGTGGCAGCGTCACGGCACTGGAACGGATTCCAATGAACGCCAATGGCAAGGTCATTCACTATCAATACACCGATGCCCAAGGCCAGACCCATGAAGGGCAACATGCCGACGAACGCTACGTCGAGCATACCCAGTATGAAGTCGATGGCCCGATCACCCTGCTGGTGTCGCCGTGGATGCCGGATAAAAGCTGCATCGCCAGCCAGTTGCAGGGTTACCGTACGAGCTTCTACATCATGACCGGCGGCGTGCTGCTCGCGCTGCTGTTTCTGCTGATCTCGGGCAGGACGTTCTGGCAGATTCAGGCAATGAAAGAACAGGATCGGTTTTATTGA
- a CDS encoding cytochrome c family protein, with protein MKNTAALSLALMLATSLFTTFSHAAGDPEAGAKIFPRLCGGCHQVGESARPGFGPQLNGIIGRPAGTSANYVYSDAMKNSGVTWDRETLIAYLKDPKGVVPGTRMIFWGLSDEEKLENLLAYLQTFSQ; from the coding sequence ATGAAAAACACCGCTGCACTGTCACTCGCCCTGATGCTCGCCACCAGCCTGTTCACTACGTTCAGCCATGCCGCGGGCGACCCCGAAGCCGGCGCGAAAATCTTCCCGCGCCTGTGTGGCGGCTGCCATCAGGTCGGCGAATCGGCCCGCCCGGGGTTTGGCCCGCAACTCAATGGCATCATCGGCCGGCCCGCCGGGACGTCAGCGAATTACGTGTATTCCGATGCGATGAAGAACTCAGGCGTGACCTGGGATCGCGAAACGTTGATCGCTTATCTGAAGGATCCGAAAGGCGTCGTGCCCGGTACGCGGATGATTTTCTGGGGGCTGAGTGATGAGGAAAAACTCGAGAACCTGTTGGCTTATCTTCAGACCTTCTCGCAATAA
- a CDS encoding hotdog fold domain-containing protein — translation MSQFLSMFNSAGPQAFSQMACQVAPYFSTINPLVTELRANSATVQVPFRREITNHLGTVHAIAMCNAAELAAGMMTDVSIPAGARWIPKGMTVEYLAKAKTDVTAVASGEGVDWQSEGDKIVTVDIHDTEGKKVFTARITMNVKLG, via the coding sequence ATGAGTCAGTTTCTCAGCATGTTCAATAGCGCAGGCCCGCAAGCGTTCAGCCAGATGGCCTGCCAGGTCGCGCCGTACTTCAGCACCATCAACCCGCTGGTGACCGAGCTGCGCGCGAACTCGGCGACGGTACAAGTGCCGTTTCGCCGTGAGATCACCAACCACCTCGGCACCGTACATGCGATTGCCATGTGCAACGCGGCAGAACTCGCCGCCGGGATGATGACCGATGTGTCGATCCCGGCCGGCGCACGCTGGATTCCCAAAGGCATGACCGTGGAATATCTGGCCAAGGCAAAAACCGATGTGACGGCGGTGGCCAGTGGTGAAGGCGTGGATTGGCAGAGCGAAGGCGACAAGATCGTCACCGTGGACATTCACGATACCGAGGGCAAAAAAGTGTTCACGGCGCGGATCACCATGAACGTCAAACTCGGCTGA
- a CDS encoding phage infection protein, with product MKRQTLLSIAFSVFAINAFAATPAHTQVAEGGPDKLIESRVAEGGSDRLLERRVAEGGSDRLLERRVAEGGSDRLIERRVAEGGSDRLIERRVAEGGSDRLIERRVAEGGSDRLIERRVAEGGSDRLIERRVAEGGSDRLIERRVAEGGSDRLIERRVA from the coding sequence ATGAAACGCCAGACCCTTCTCAGCATCGCTTTTTCGGTTTTCGCCATTAACGCTTTTGCCGCCACCCCGGCACACACCCAGGTCGCTGAAGGCGGCCCGGACAAGTTGATTGAAAGTCGTGTTGCTGAGGGTGGTTCCGATCGCCTGCTCGAACGCCGCGTTGCTGAAGGTGGTTCCGATCGCCTGCTCGAACGCCGTGTTGCCGAAGGTGGTTCTGATCGCCTGATCGAACGCCGCGTCGCCGAAGGTGGTTCCGATCGTCTGATCGAACGCCGTGTTGCCGAAGGTGGTTCTGATCGCCTGATCGAACGCCGCGTCGCCGAAGGTGGTTCCGATCGTCTGATCGAACGCCGTGTTGCCGAAGGTGGTTCTGATCGCCTGATCGAACGCCGCGTCGCCGAAGGTGGTTCCGATCGTCTGATCGAACGCCGTGTTGCCGAAGGTGGTTCTGATCGCCTGATCGAACGCCGCGTCGCATAA
- a CDS encoding PLP-dependent aminotransferase family protein, whose protein sequence is MPRSRYKTIVDAYAADIRSGQLPPGTRLPTHRQLAAEKGLALVTASRVYAELEAMGLVSGETGRGTFVRETSLAPGQGIDQKQVAVGMIDLNFNYPSLPVQADLLRSALRQLALSGDLEALLRYQPHAGRAHERASVARHLLTRGVNVEAEQVLIVNGAQQGLAVTLMALLKPGDVIAADALTYSGFKVLAEALHLEVVAIPFSDQGPDLAALDKLCRSRSVRAVYSMPTLHNPLGWVMPFAQREQLVAIARRHDLTLIEDAAYAFLVENPPPALVDLAPERTVYVSGLSKNIATGLRVGFIAAPTETVAALERIIRATTWNTPGIMTAIACGWLDDGTVTLLEEQKRNDAKVRQALAAELLKGLPSIGHPASYFLWLPLPEDVRADQIVVELMHEQISVTTAEPFSVSGHVPHAIRLALGSVELEVLRQALIKIRKIIGAYL, encoded by the coding sequence ATGCCACGTTCTCGCTACAAGACAATCGTTGACGCCTATGCGGCAGACATTCGCTCGGGGCAGTTGCCGCCAGGTACGCGGCTACCGACCCACCGGCAACTGGCTGCTGAGAAAGGGCTGGCACTGGTCACGGCCTCGCGGGTGTACGCGGAGCTGGAGGCGATGGGCCTGGTCAGCGGTGAGACCGGGCGCGGCACGTTTGTCCGCGAAACCTCGCTGGCGCCGGGGCAGGGCATCGATCAGAAACAGGTGGCGGTCGGCATGATCGACCTTAACTTCAACTACCCGTCGCTGCCCGTTCAGGCCGATTTGTTGCGCAGCGCGTTGCGCCAACTGGCGTTGTCGGGTGATCTGGAGGCGTTGCTGCGCTACCAGCCGCACGCCGGTCGTGCCCACGAGCGTGCGTCCGTCGCTCGGCATCTGCTGACGCGCGGGGTGAACGTGGAGGCCGAGCAAGTGCTGATCGTCAACGGCGCCCAGCAAGGTCTGGCGGTGACGCTGATGGCGCTGCTCAAACCCGGCGATGTGATTGCCGCCGACGCGCTGACCTATTCCGGCTTTAAAGTGCTGGCCGAAGCGCTGCATCTGGAAGTCGTGGCGATTCCGTTCAGTGATCAGGGGCCGGATCTCGCCGCGCTGGACAAACTCTGCCGCAGCCGCTCGGTGCGTGCCGTGTACAGCATGCCGACCTTGCACAATCCGCTGGGTTGGGTGATGCCGTTTGCGCAACGCGAGCAGTTGGTCGCGATCGCCCGTCGGCATGATCTGACCCTCATCGAAGACGCTGCCTACGCGTTTCTGGTGGAAAACCCACCCCCGGCGTTAGTCGATCTGGCGCCGGAGCGCACGGTGTATGTCTCGGGCCTGTCGAAAAACATCGCCACCGGCTTGCGCGTCGGTTTCATCGCTGCACCGACAGAGACCGTGGCGGCGCTTGAACGCATCATCCGCGCCACGACCTGGAACACGCCCGGGATCATGACCGCGATTGCCTGCGGCTGGCTCGACGATGGCACGGTGACGCTGCTGGAAGAACAAAAACGCAACGACGCCAAGGTGCGGCAAGCGTTGGCGGCCGAGTTGCTCAAGGGACTACCGAGCATTGGTCATCCAGCGTCGTATTTCTTGTGGCTACCGCTGCCGGAAGACGTGCGCGCCGATCAGATTGTCGTCGAGCTGATGCACGAACAGATTTCCGTCACCACTGCCGAACCGTTCTCGGTGTCAGGCCATGTACCGCACGCGATCCGCCTGGCGCTGGGTTCAGTAGAGCTGGAGGTGTTGCGCCAAGCGTTGATCAAAATCAGAAAGATCATTGGCGCTTACCTGTAA